One window of Phoenix dactylifera cultivar Barhee BC4 unplaced genomic scaffold, palm_55x_up_171113_PBpolish2nd_filt_p 000788F, whole genome shotgun sequence genomic DNA carries:
- the LOC120107191 gene encoding probable polygalacturonase, translating to MLVVPPGKWLTGPFNLTSNFTLFLHRDAEILASQDLNEWPVIDPLPSYGRGRDSAGGRYSNFIMGTNLTDVVITGDNGTINGQGRFWWDKFRNNQLKYTRGYLLEIMYSDRVLISNITFKDSPSWNVHPVYSSNIVVSNVTILAPFDSANTDGIDPDSCSHVLIEDCFIVSGDDCIAIKSGWDEYGIAFNMPTQHVNIRRLTCISPFSATIALGSEMSGGIQDVRAENITAINTESGVRIKTAVGRGGFVKDIFVRGMTLNTMKYVFWMSGNYGQHPDDKYDPNAIPVVRNIRYSNVVAENVTIAGHLEGIPGAPFTGICLSNVTIDVAHSKKKLKWNCTEIEGVASAVTPTPCALLRDQGTGAAPCPFPADSFTY from the exons ATGCTCGTCGTGCCACCCGGCAAGTGGCTCACGGGGCCTTTCAATCTCACCAGCAACTTCACCCTCTTCCTCCACCGCGACGCCGAGATCCTCGCCTCCCAG GACCTGAACGAATGGCCAGTCATCGATCCCCTGCCCTCTTATGGGAGAGGAAGGGACTCAGCTGGTGGAAGATACAGCAACTTCATCATGGGAACTAACCTCACAGATGTGGTCATCACAG GGGATAATGGAACGATCAATGGGCAGGGGAGATTCTGGTGGGATAAGTTCCGTAATAATCAGCTGAAGTACACTCGTGGTTACCTGCTTGAAATAATGTACTCAGACCGTGTCCTTATTTCCAACATTACATTCAAAGACTCTCCCTCATGGAACGTCCATCCGGTTTACAGCAG CAATATCGTAGTGTCGAACGTCACCATTCTTGCACCATTTGACTCTGCAAACACCGATGGGATCGATCCAG ACTCCTGCTCCCATGTCCTCATCGAGGACTGCTTCATAGTCTCCGGCGATGACTGTATCGCCATTAAAAGCGGCTGGGACGAGTATGGAATTGCTTTCAACATGCCAACCCAGCATGTAAACATCAGGAGGCTCACCTGCATCTCCCCCTTCAGCGCCACCATCGCCCTTGGAAGCGAAATGTCCGGCGGAATCCAAGACGTCAGGGCTGAAAACATTACAGCCATCAACACGGAATCTGGGGTCAGAATCAAGACAGCCGTCGGAAGGGGAGGATTCGTGAAGGACATTTTCGTGAGAGGGATGACCTTGAACACCATGAAGTACGTCTTCTGGATGTCGGGCAATTATGGGCAGCACCCTGATGACAAGTACGACCCCAACGCAATCCCAGTTGTCCGGAATATCAGGTACAGCAATGTGGTCGCCGAGAATGTCACCATAGCCGGACACTTGGAGGGAATTCCGGGGGCACCCTTCACTGGGATATGCTTGTCTAACGTCACCATAGATGTTGCGCACTCGAAGAAGAAGCTGAAGTGGAACTGCACTGAGATTGAGGGCGTGGCAAGCGCTGTGACTCCTACCCCTTGTGCTTTGCTCCGAGATCAAGGAACCGGTGCAGCGCCATGTCCATTCCCTGCGGATAGTTTTACCTATTGA